AAGTTTGCAATTGATATAAAACTTTGCTATAATAATGTGTACTGTGAAGAAGTAAGAAATAATGTTTTAGATATAGGAGGAATCGAAATGCCTAAAGAATGTTATGTATGTGGAAAGAAAATAACTAGCGGTCACCAAGTTAGTCATTCAAATATTCACACAAAAAGAACTTGGAAACCTAACTTAAAAAAGGTTAGAATCGTTGAAAATAATACAGCAAAAAAT
This sequence is a window from Anaerofustis stercorihominis DSM 17244. Protein-coding genes within it:
- the rpmB gene encoding 50S ribosomal protein L28 — its product is MPKECYVCGKKITSGHQVSHSNIHTKRTWKPNLKKVRIVENNTAKN